Proteins encoded by one window of Chondromyces crocatus:
- a CDS encoding L,D-transpeptidase family protein, whose protein sequence is MIVAFVGCAGASPDRSAGAGPVSPGPGATGMEAAREAQVLPQGSTPVAPANSDGTSAAEVALQVSPEAPLSEKAVADDGRPRLAAIDHFAYIYRKPAREGLALGYIRLGTSVPLLSDQPVQGAGCPRGFYRVAPRGYACLDYRTTLDLQDPTYVALSRRAPDPDAVWPYQYAFSNGAPMYSRLPTLEEQEKAEQRFGPPGSFVQLAEWSRGHEELLTTAPIAASHPAPEDVFDGHRRKVGSGLRNPKTLVWRVIPNGSMLAYAEAFEALGRVWLLTPDLMVVPADRVRAVKRSQFKGVTLGQGLELPLAWNRTHDPKPKYRRSEEGVVREAGGVSAKSPVAILEPRVTIGKRAFFELRDEPGVLVDEADVTVSRTRPELPRGVSPGSKWIEVKILPGTLTAYEGNRPVYATLFSPGKGGVPVPGHDHTRYATTATGFFPVEWKERAATMSNEKYGEPKVLWFTDVPAIQYLKAPLALHVAYWHEDFGNPKSAECVNVSALDGHWLFGWTDPALPEGWGAMRPGGGNGPSTPVIVSAM, encoded by the coding sequence ATGATCGTCGCCTTCGTGGGCTGCGCAGGGGCTTCTCCAGATCGCTCCGCTGGCGCGGGCCCGGTCTCTCCGGGGCCAGGCGCCACCGGCATGGAGGCCGCGCGGGAGGCCCAGGTGCTCCCGCAAGGGTCGACCCCCGTGGCGCCGGCGAACTCCGATGGGACGAGCGCTGCCGAGGTGGCGCTGCAGGTCTCGCCAGAAGCCCCACTTTCGGAGAAGGCGGTCGCGGACGATGGACGACCGCGCTTGGCCGCGATCGATCACTTCGCTTACATCTACCGGAAGCCAGCGCGGGAGGGCCTGGCGCTCGGCTACATCCGCCTGGGGACGAGCGTCCCGCTGCTGTCCGATCAGCCCGTGCAAGGGGCAGGCTGTCCGCGCGGGTTCTACCGTGTGGCGCCGAGGGGGTATGCGTGCCTGGATTACAGGACCACCCTGGACCTTCAGGATCCGACGTATGTGGCGCTGAGCCGGAGGGCCCCGGATCCCGACGCGGTGTGGCCCTACCAGTATGCTTTCTCGAATGGCGCGCCGATGTACAGCAGGCTCCCCACCTTGGAGGAGCAGGAGAAGGCAGAGCAGCGCTTCGGTCCTCCCGGGTCGTTCGTCCAGCTCGCAGAGTGGTCGCGGGGGCACGAGGAGCTGCTCACCACCGCGCCCATCGCGGCGTCCCACCCGGCGCCCGAGGACGTGTTCGATGGGCACCGGCGCAAGGTGGGCAGCGGGCTCCGCAACCCGAAGACGCTGGTATGGCGGGTGATCCCGAACGGCTCGATGCTGGCCTACGCGGAAGCCTTCGAGGCGCTGGGGCGGGTGTGGCTGCTGACGCCGGATCTGATGGTCGTGCCAGCGGACCGGGTGCGGGCCGTGAAGCGCTCGCAGTTCAAGGGGGTGACGCTGGGGCAGGGACTGGAGCTGCCGCTTGCCTGGAACCGCACCCACGACCCGAAGCCGAAGTACCGGAGGTCCGAGGAGGGCGTGGTGCGCGAGGCGGGGGGGGTCTCGGCAAAGTCGCCGGTGGCGATCCTCGAGCCGCGGGTGACGATCGGGAAGCGCGCGTTCTTCGAGCTGCGCGACGAGCCCGGGGTGCTGGTGGACGAGGCCGACGTGACGGTGAGCCGCACGCGCCCGGAGCTGCCCCGCGGGGTGAGCCCAGGGAGCAAGTGGATCGAGGTGAAGATCCTGCCCGGCACGCTCACGGCCTACGAGGGAAACCGGCCGGTGTACGCGACGCTGTTCTCGCCTGGCAAAGGGGGCGTGCCCGTCCCGGGGCACGACCACACGCGCTACGCGACGACGGCGACCGGCTTCTTCCCCGTGGAGTGGAAGGAGCGGGCGGCGACCATGTCGAACGAGAAGTACGGGGAGCCGAAGGTCCTCTGGTTCACCGACGTGCCGGCCATCCAGTACCTCAAGGCGCCGCTCGCTTTGCATGTGGCCTACTGGCACGAGGACTTCGGCAACCCGAAGAGCGCCGAGTGCGTGAACGTCTCGGCCCTCGATGGTCACTGGCTGTTCGGATGGACGGACCCGGCCTTGCCGGAGGGCTGGGGTGCCATGCGGCCCGGCGGCGGAAACGGTCCATCGACACCCGTGATCGTCAGCGCGATGTGA
- a CDS encoding DUF2228 domain-containing protein, which translates to MSGKAVVNGKVIVNSKEAPGGEAAGSNAGASSRKAAAAARSAPSKSAASNDKAASSRKAASASKASGKAAPAGKAADKVAPAGKAAPGGSAAVGKAAPAGKAAAGKAAPVSGAAATDKAASAGKAAPAGKAASAGKATPASKATPAGKATPASKATPAGKAAPASKATPAGKAAPASKATPAGKAAPAGKAAAAGKVAVKVASAGKATPVGKASPASKAVPATKAAPASKATPAGKATPAGKATPAGKAAAAGKAAAAGKATPAGKAAAAGKAAPAGKGASAGKAVPATKVAPARKATPASKAASADKTAPASKAAPVKAAAAGKAASAGKARAEGKTEGAGKATPNAQTPPSSKAAPAGKAAPAGKAAPAGKAAPAGKAAPAGKAAPAGKAAGAGKTTQNARTPSSSKAASASKAAPTGKTAPKGKTGATGPNDAVAPKGKGTPAEKAGAGRKGAAAAKETVRARPNVSAPGPVSGKAAPSRRGSKANVQAQGESVAPAVTETSSGRKAGSRKETPSQRGAATSRRAASSRVAASSPVATSPVASRATRSRAGAKPSVERAPEKAPTTPVRATPVRAPAARKAAPAKAPAQKVAPSARGGRQDFEGPLAWRSNRPARPVAETLTALENARSIEEAIAVAQLALPKADLPRASAWRQQVLDRARERFYVVEAHLKESFGLSLPRHVAVAAAFFQACDEHEQKGLVRLGRRPGLVLRWFEEGGLARPIRSGLDERLQDRYRRDPAEFVTLMIGNIDGLHYGLWFDEPSSLPTTIARTYAFGSGEVIGGEFQTLLPALRLDVQEGLRAGWEIGPAEFLDRARKYLPLTEAIDWFLPHEEAAVAEDKLPSFVKRPDINGGLGPLLPRTAGDGATHPKECESRWAALQAGKTEAYISEARRGLVSGKSAFALVLGRELLFLGDDATRSATLQLLTDAYERMGRKALAAITRVVHAHRDAEVLDVYE; encoded by the coding sequence GTGAGCGGCAAAGCAGTGGTGAATGGCAAGGTGATCGTGAACAGCAAAGAAGCACCGGGGGGCGAGGCTGCTGGGAGCAATGCGGGGGCGTCGAGCCGTAAGGCGGCCGCCGCTGCCAGATCCGCTCCGAGCAAGTCGGCGGCGTCGAACGATAAAGCCGCGTCGAGCCGCAAGGCCGCGTCGGCCAGCAAAGCGTCGGGCAAGGCGGCGCCCGCAGGCAAGGCGGCAGATAAAGTCGCGCCGGCAGGGAAGGCGGCGCCGGGAGGTAGCGCTGCGGTAGGTAAAGCGGCGCCGGCAGGTAAAGCAGCGGCAGGTAAAGCAGCACCTGTGAGCGGGGCGGCTGCGACAGACAAAGCCGCGTCAGCAGGTAAAGCGGCGCCGGCAGGCAAAGCCGCGTCAGCAGGTAAGGCGACTCCGGCAAGCAAAGCCACGCCGGCAGGCAAGGCGACTCCGGCAAGCAAAGCCACGCCGGCAGGCAAGGCGGCTCCGGCAAGCAAAGCCACGCCGGCAGGCAAGGCGGCTCCGGCAAGCAAAGCCACGCCGGCAGGCAAGGCGGCTCCGGCAGGCAAGGCCGCTGCGGCAGGTAAAGTGGCGGTAAAGGTGGCGTCGGCGGGCAAGGCGACTCCGGTAGGCAAGGCATCGCCCGCAAGCAAGGCGGTACCTGCAACGAAGGCCGCGCCGGCAAGTAAAGCAACGCCGGCAGGTAAAGCAACGCCGGCAGGTAAAGCAACGCCGGCAGGTAAAGCAGCGGCAGCAGGTAAAGCAGCGGCGGCAGGTAAAGCAACGCCGGCAGGTAAAGCAGCGGCGGCAGGTAAAGCAGCGCCGGCAGGTAAGGGCGCTTCGGCTGGCAAGGCGGTGCCCGCGACGAAAGTAGCGCCGGCAAGGAAAGCAACACCGGCAAGCAAGGCAGCTTCGGCGGACAAGACAGCTCCGGCAAGCAAAGCCGCGCCGGTGAAGGCCGCGGCGGCAGGCAAGGCCGCTTCGGCTGGCAAGGCGAGGGCGGAAGGCAAGACCGAGGGGGCAGGCAAAGCAACGCCGAATGCCCAGACGCCTCCGAGCAGCAAAGCCGCACCGGCAGGCAAAGCCGCACCGGCAGGTAAAGCCGCACCGGCAGGCAAAGCCGCACCGGCAGGCAAAGCCGCACCGGCAGGTAAAGCCGCACCGGCAGGTAAAGCTGCGGGGGCAGGCAAAACAACACAGAATGCCCGGACGCCTTCGAGCAGCAAGGCCGCATCGGCGAGCAAGGCTGCGCCGACGGGTAAGACGGCACCGAAGGGCAAAACGGGCGCGACTGGCCCGAACGACGCGGTCGCTCCGAAGGGCAAGGGGACTCCGGCCGAGAAAGCAGGGGCAGGCCGCAAAGGGGCCGCTGCTGCGAAGGAGACCGTACGAGCCCGACCGAACGTGAGCGCTCCTGGCCCGGTGAGCGGCAAGGCGGCGCCGAGCCGTCGAGGATCGAAGGCCAACGTCCAGGCCCAGGGCGAAAGCGTGGCGCCGGCGGTCACCGAGACCTCGAGCGGCCGCAAAGCCGGGAGTCGCAAGGAAACGCCGAGCCAGCGGGGAGCGGCGACCAGCCGTCGCGCGGCGAGCAGCCGGGTCGCGGCGAGCAGCCCGGTGGCGACCAGCCCCGTGGCGAGCCGGGCGACGCGCAGTCGGGCGGGGGCCAAGCCGTCCGTCGAGCGGGCGCCGGAGAAGGCTCCGACGACCCCGGTTCGAGCGACACCGGTCCGCGCGCCGGCCGCCAGGAAGGCTGCTCCGGCAAAGGCGCCCGCCCAGAAGGTGGCACCCAGCGCCCGGGGAGGTCGGCAGGACTTCGAAGGGCCGCTCGCGTGGCGCTCGAACCGGCCCGCGCGGCCGGTGGCGGAGACGCTGACGGCGCTCGAAAACGCCAGGTCCATCGAGGAGGCGATCGCGGTCGCGCAGCTCGCGTTGCCGAAGGCCGACTTGCCGCGGGCCTCGGCGTGGCGGCAGCAGGTCCTGGATCGGGCTCGGGAGCGCTTCTATGTGGTGGAGGCGCACCTGAAGGAGAGCTTCGGGCTCTCACTCCCTCGTCACGTGGCGGTCGCGGCGGCGTTCTTCCAGGCATGCGACGAGCACGAGCAGAAGGGCCTCGTGCGGCTCGGGCGCCGGCCGGGGCTCGTGCTGCGATGGTTCGAGGAAGGGGGGCTGGCGCGACCCATCCGGTCCGGGCTCGACGAGCGGTTGCAGGATCGTTATCGGCGCGATCCGGCCGAGTTCGTGACCTTGATGATCGGGAACATCGACGGACTCCATTACGGGCTCTGGTTCGACGAGCCCTCTTCTCTGCCCACGACCATCGCCAGGACGTACGCGTTCGGGTCGGGCGAGGTGATCGGGGGGGAGTTCCAGACGCTGCTGCCCGCGCTTCGCCTCGATGTGCAGGAGGGGCTGCGGGCGGGGTGGGAGATCGGTCCTGCCGAGTTCCTCGATCGCGCGCGGAAATACCTGCCGCTGACGGAGGCCATCGACTGGTTCCTGCCGCACGAGGAGGCCGCGGTCGCGGAAGACAAGCTGCCGTCGTTCGTGAAGCGGCCAGACATCAACGGGGGCCTGGGGCCACTGTTGCCGCGCACGGCAGGGGACGGGGCGACGCACCCGAAGGAGTGTGAGTCGCGCTGGGCGGCGCTGCAGGCAGGCAAGACGGAGGCGTACATCAGCGAGGCGCGGCGGGGGCTGGTCTCCGGGAAGTCGGCATTCGCGCTGGTGCTGGGGAGGGAGCTCTTGTTCCTCGGCGACGACGCGACCCGCTCGGCGACGCTGCAGCTCCTGACCGACGCCTACGAGCGGATGGGGCGGAAGGCGCTCGCGGCCATCACGCGCGTGGTGCATGCGCACCGCGACGCGGAGGTGCTCGACGTCTACGAGTGA
- a CDS encoding phytoene desaturase family protein yields the protein MSWDSVVIGSGPEGLTAGAALARAGHRVLVLEERDVPWCTARAFTMNDRSADPAAHIVGDLHEGGGLRRIFEGLGVGPELSFCELNPDGFDRLLIGEERFDHPRGLTRWQERLAARFPGERAGLTRYFELLGRIHEERERCASLRGPELLKAPWMAPTLLRWGLLPLGALLERCVRDPLLRAALSARAPAGAPLALHAAMAAHHAQGRYYPRGGAARIAQALIRIIRRRGGEVRAQTRVTRLLLDRNRAVGVETNLGERIHARRVVCDAALVRQLGRTPPAAPARDPAPRRHALRPVRVTCTVDLDLRSMGFDSGNVWWYRDRDAALSGGTTHDLDRADIQHLFVSVTTLKDPAHRRDGLHAVELVTRLPATLVTRWGHDLGARMLATAERLLPGVHRAARLPQVEIGAPLSLPDARVTVRSALQSATEALLEGVPFPGPPPVERLSTYRTGAFSHGLAGAIRAGLVAAQRALGLERPEDCLGAPTGTLRVYPADRPEEWLPSTDETRDPTPPRRLRQAA from the coding sequence ATGAGCTGGGATTCTGTCGTCATCGGCTCTGGACCGGAGGGACTGACCGCGGGCGCCGCCCTCGCACGCGCCGGCCATCGCGTCCTCGTCCTCGAAGAGCGCGATGTCCCCTGGTGCACGGCGAGAGCCTTCACCATGAACGACCGAAGCGCAGACCCGGCAGCCCACATCGTCGGCGATCTGCACGAGGGCGGAGGCCTCCGGCGCATCTTCGAGGGCCTCGGGGTCGGCCCCGAGCTGAGCTTCTGTGAGCTCAACCCCGACGGCTTCGATCGCCTCCTCATCGGCGAGGAGCGCTTCGACCACCCCAGGGGGCTCACCCGCTGGCAGGAGCGCCTCGCCGCACGCTTCCCGGGCGAGCGCGCCGGCCTCACCCGCTACTTCGAACTTCTCGGCCGCATCCACGAGGAGCGTGAACGCTGCGCCTCGCTGCGCGGGCCCGAGCTGCTCAAGGCGCCGTGGATGGCCCCGACCCTGCTCCGCTGGGGCCTCCTCCCCCTCGGCGCGCTCCTCGAGCGCTGCGTCCGCGATCCCTTGCTCCGCGCCGCCCTCAGCGCGCGGGCCCCTGCGGGCGCGCCGCTCGCGCTCCACGCCGCGATGGCGGCCCACCACGCGCAGGGCAGGTATTACCCACGTGGCGGCGCTGCCCGCATCGCGCAGGCCCTCATCCGCATCATCCGCCGGCGTGGCGGAGAGGTGCGCGCGCAGACCCGCGTCACGCGCCTCCTCCTCGACAGGAACCGCGCGGTGGGTGTCGAGACCAACCTCGGAGAGCGCATTCATGCGCGACGCGTGGTCTGTGACGCCGCGCTGGTGCGCCAGCTCGGTCGCACCCCACCCGCCGCCCCCGCTCGAGACCCCGCGCCCCGTCGGCATGCCCTGCGCCCGGTGCGCGTCACGTGCACGGTCGATCTCGACCTGCGCTCGATGGGCTTCGATTCCGGCAATGTCTGGTGGTACCGCGACCGGGACGCTGCCCTCTCCGGCGGGACGACGCACGACCTCGATCGCGCCGACATCCAGCACCTTTTCGTCTCGGTCACGACCCTGAAGGATCCAGCCCACCGACGTGACGGGCTCCACGCCGTGGAGCTGGTCACCCGCCTCCCGGCGACGCTCGTGACCCGCTGGGGCCACGACCTCGGCGCGCGCATGCTCGCCACGGCCGAGCGGCTCCTCCCTGGCGTTCACCGAGCGGCCCGCCTGCCGCAGGTGGAGATCGGCGCCCCTCTCTCCCTTCCAGACGCGCGCGTCACCGTCCGCTCGGCGCTCCAGAGCGCCACCGAAGCCCTCCTCGAAGGCGTCCCCTTCCCGGGACCCCCGCCTGTCGAACGCCTCTCCACGTACCGCACGGGCGCCTTCAGTCATGGCCTCGCAGGTGCGATCCGGGCTGGCCTCGTGGCAGCGCAGCGCGCGCTCGGCCTCGAACGACCCGAGGATTGCCTCGGCGCCCCCACGGGCACTTTGCGTGTGTATCCAGCCGACCGCCCGGAAGAGTGGCTCCCGAGCACGGACGAAACCCGCGACCCGACGCCTCCTCGGCGGCTCCGTCAGGCGGCGTGA
- a CDS encoding HTTM domain-containing protein, with amino-acid sequence MAEGARLREALCARFALDPRALRALRVGLGGLVLADLMSRAADLASFYTDQGLLPRAALIEPDATLPPMSLHLVAGSVGVVVVLFVLAALAALALAWGVFPRVSALLSWIFAVSIQHRNPALLSGGDQLLALLLLWCAFAPLDGRGASQVHVRGVRAPLLVSVGTAAIVAQVCAVHLFAGLIKLRESPAWRGGHAVGLALQDVSVSPWVASWLGHELLLAGVTWGVLALEIGAPLALLALPAGAARARTGVVLALLALHVGIALCLQVGIFPFVSIVALLALVPSWGWDRLRVSLPSPGVEVSPPVRWREGLGAALAALSLGSNVSSVWPAARPPASVATPLAWAVLAQEWSMYVDLREPSGWFRVDGLHASGEVTPLLLEGAPQGGGVRRHRNLRWHGYMGAMARRASLRQWMARQACRAQPFRRVEIHFECHHFCDERADVPPPPPREVIWCRGNPSVDSEERDP; translated from the coding sequence GTGGCTGAGGGGGCGAGGCTCCGCGAGGCGCTGTGTGCGCGCTTCGCGCTCGACCCGCGCGCGCTGAGGGCGCTGCGGGTGGGGCTCGGGGGGCTCGTGCTCGCCGATCTGATGAGCCGGGCCGCGGATCTGGCGAGCTTTTACACCGATCAGGGGTTGCTCCCGCGCGCGGCGCTGATCGAGCCGGACGCCACGCTGCCGCCGATGTCGCTCCACCTCGTCGCAGGCTCGGTGGGCGTCGTCGTGGTGCTGTTCGTCCTCGCCGCCCTGGCCGCCCTGGCGCTCGCGTGGGGCGTGTTTCCGCGGGTGTCGGCGCTCCTCTCGTGGATCTTCGCGGTCTCGATCCAGCACCGGAACCCGGCGCTGCTCTCGGGAGGAGACCAGCTGCTGGCGCTGCTGCTGCTCTGGTGCGCGTTCGCGCCACTTGATGGACGAGGTGCATCGCAGGTCCATGTGCGCGGTGTGCGCGCCCCGCTCCTCGTGTCGGTTGGGACCGCAGCGATCGTGGCCCAGGTGTGCGCGGTGCACCTGTTCGCGGGGCTCATCAAGCTGCGGGAGAGCCCGGCGTGGCGGGGCGGTCACGCCGTCGGGCTCGCGCTCCAGGATGTCTCGGTGTCGCCCTGGGTGGCGTCCTGGCTGGGCCACGAGTTGCTCCTTGCGGGGGTGACCTGGGGGGTGCTGGCGCTGGAGATCGGGGCTCCGCTGGCGCTTCTGGCGTTGCCGGCCGGGGCAGCGAGGGCACGCACCGGCGTCGTCCTCGCCCTGCTCGCCCTGCACGTGGGCATCGCGCTGTGTCTCCAGGTCGGCATCTTTCCTTTCGTCTCGATCGTGGCGCTGCTCGCGCTCGTTCCGTCGTGGGGCTGGGATCGGCTGCGAGTGTCGCTGCCGTCACCGGGCGTCGAGGTGTCTCCGCCGGTGCGATGGCGAGAGGGGCTCGGCGCTGCGCTCGCGGCGCTGTCGCTCGGGTCCAACGTGAGCAGCGTGTGGCCAGCGGCGCGGCCTCCGGCGTCCGTCGCCACGCCGCTGGCATGGGCTGTGCTGGCGCAGGAGTGGTCGATGTACGTGGACCTCCGGGAGCCGAGCGGCTGGTTCCGGGTGGACGGTCTCCACGCGAGCGGAGAGGTGACGCCGCTCCTTCTGGAAGGTGCTCCGCAGGGCGGCGGCGTGCGGCGCCATCGCAACCTGCGATGGCACGGCTACATGGGCGCGATGGCGCGCCGCGCCTCCTTGAGGCAGTGGATGGCGCGGCAGGCCTGTCGCGCGCAGCCGTTTCGCCGTGTCGAGATCCACTTCGAGTGCCATCACTTCTGTGATGAGCGCGCGGATGTACCGCCCCCGCCACCCCGGGAAGTGATCTGGTGTCGAGGGAATCCTTCCGTGGACTCGGAGGAGCGGGACCCGTGA